In Aliiglaciecola sp. LCG003, a genomic segment contains:
- the nhaB gene encoding sodium/proton antiporter NhaB, whose translation MQISLTQAIYKNFLGHAPDWYKQVIVGFLILNPLLFTFVSPYLAGWVLVLEFIFTLAMALKCYPLQPGGLLLMQAIIIGMTSPEHMYHEIKTNISVVLLLIFMVAGIYFMKELLLYLFTKLLINVKNKRALSLAFIAASAFLSAFLDALTVIAVIIAVGMGFYSIYHKVASGKDFHHDHDHSSDDDVEQPSRDDLENFRAFLRNLMMHAAIGTALGGVMTMVGEPQNLIIADKAGWDFGEFFVRMSPITIPVFFAGLLTSYVVEKAGWFGYGAKLPNVVRNILSDYNTHMDEQRTTRDNARLIAQALIGIWLVVGLAGHYAEVGLIGLSVIVLATAMSGVIEEHALGKAFEEALPFTALLCIFFGIVAVIIDQGLFKPVIEWVLSYEGKTQLVLFYLANGALSMVSDNVFVGSVYITEVTTALHNGQITRDQYDMLAVAINTGTNLPSVATPNGQAAFLFLLTSAIAPLLRLSYGRMVYMALPYTIVLTLVGLAATYFGLYELTDTLYDLHWIEHHNAAAGVPAAPSPH comes from the coding sequence ATGCAAATCTCTTTGACCCAAGCGATTTATAAAAACTTTTTGGGGCATGCACCAGATTGGTACAAGCAAGTTATTGTTGGTTTTCTAATTTTAAATCCACTTTTATTCACCTTTGTCAGCCCCTATTTAGCCGGTTGGGTGCTGGTACTGGAATTCATCTTTACCTTAGCGATGGCATTGAAATGTTATCCGTTACAACCTGGTGGTCTATTGCTGATGCAAGCGATCATAATAGGTATGACCTCGCCTGAGCATATGTACCATGAGATCAAAACTAATATCAGCGTAGTGCTGTTGTTAATTTTCATGGTTGCGGGTATCTATTTCATGAAAGAACTGCTGCTTTATTTGTTCACAAAACTACTGATAAATGTGAAAAATAAACGCGCTTTGTCACTTGCTTTCATCGCCGCATCGGCTTTCTTATCAGCGTTTTTGGACGCGTTAACCGTGATTGCCGTTATCATTGCAGTGGGTATGGGTTTTTACAGCATTTACCATAAGGTAGCGTCTGGCAAAGACTTCCATCATGACCACGACCACTCCAGTGATGACGATGTAGAACAACCCAGTCGGGACGACTTAGAAAATTTTCGTGCGTTTTTACGTAACTTAATGATGCATGCGGCCATAGGTACTGCGTTAGGCGGTGTAATGACTATGGTTGGTGAACCACAAAATTTAATTATTGCCGACAAAGCAGGCTGGGATTTTGGCGAGTTCTTCGTCCGTATGTCGCCCATTACCATTCCAGTATTTTTTGCAGGATTGCTAACCTCTTATGTGGTCGAAAAAGCAGGCTGGTTTGGTTATGGTGCCAAATTACCCAATGTCGTTCGAAATATATTAAGTGACTACAATACCCATATGGACGAGCAGCGCACTACCCGTGACAATGCACGCCTAATAGCGCAAGCGTTGATTGGTATCTGGCTAGTTGTTGGTTTAGCTGGTCATTATGCTGAAGTGGGCTTGATTGGCTTATCTGTCATCGTACTTGCTACTGCGATGAGTGGTGTAATTGAAGAACATGCCTTAGGTAAGGCATTTGAGGAAGCCCTGCCATTTACCGCCCTATTGTGTATTTTCTTTGGCATCGTAGCAGTAATTATTGACCAAGGGCTTTTCAAGCCAGTCATCGAATGGGTGCTGAGCTATGAAGGCAAAACCCAGTTAGTGTTGTTTTATTTAGCAAATGGCGCCTTGTCCATGGTCAGTGACAACGTATTTGTAGGCTCGGTTTACATAACTGAAGTCACCACAGCCCTACATAACGGTCAAATCACCCGTGACCAGTATGATATGTTAGCCGTTGCAATTAACACAGGTACAAACCTGCCAAGTGTCGCCACTCCTAATGGACAAGCCGCTTTCTTATTCTTGTTAACCTCGGCAATCGCGCCTTTATTAAGATTGTCCTACGGTAGAATGGTCTATATGGCTCTGCCTTATACGATTGTTTTAACCTTAGTAGGATTAGCCGCCACATATTTCGGTCTATATGAGTTGACGGATACCTTATACGATCTGCATTGGATTGAACATCATAACGCTGCAGCAGGTGTACCTGCTGCCCCAAGCCCCCATTAG